The DNA region gtgtttatttcataaaaaataaaatgcacgTGACAAGTtgaatatttgattatataatattgataaaaaaaaaattagtaagtACCgactataaatttattgctgGAACAGCGGAAATACTGGTACTTTTCACACGCGATATTTCCATTATATgcgtatatgtatataagcGAAAAAGtctatttttgtaatatttgaatttctaTATCTTGACCtaagacattttttatttaatttctggCTTTGTTTGTCATCAATCAACTTTttctcatataaataaataataaacaaaaagttcCATCAGTAAGTAAGTATAAGtactttgaatatttattttttttgaattcttgaaaaaaatgagtGACATCTGACATTATTTTCCAATACTATCTTGACAAACGCCAATACAACGCCAtctataaaatacaataaaaacattaatattattattatattgtatttatttataattatatactataggtatatatatatgagaaaaaaaattaataaatacaattgaaaatataacaacaaattataattaataataaatattaaatgctcTAGACAGACACGCATACATATCTATGTAAATACAAGTGCATATTTACAAGTCACACAAACACATACCtacacatatttattatttattgatacatGCCAATACATGCGGTGTgtgaattaacaaaataacaagTTTCATCATACAGAGAATAGAATAATGGCATTTGCTATTCGAAGTTTAAGAATATTATGCAAAAAATCCAATGTCAGTTGTAATACATCATATTCAACACTTGGTAAACCATTGATgagattaaatttaatatctgcATCaccaaaattgttttttcattcatcaggtaattattaaatttgattaaattgtATCTAGTCATAACCTCAACCACATGTGTTGcatttttgttgtattattaaaaatatgtaataataataaatattttttttaataacaggAAATAAAACTATATCTCCAAAAATTGGTGGTAAATTGTCATCAAATATTCGTTCATCACCAATTGCTAAATtagtagaaaattttaatgactctAATCAAGATGATCCAATTAgtagacaaaaaaaagaacaagaagaGGAAGAAGAATATAGAAAACAACGTGAACAATCATGGAAAATGATGAAATGgagttttatattatttggtgTTGCAACAACAATTGGTGgttcattgtttatttatgaattagtTAAACCAACTTATGATGAAGatggaaaaattatagaaGATGAATTTTCACAATTGCCATTCTATGAAATGATATGGAAAAGACTTTGtaaagaattaaattattacaaaaaagtaattatttttatattttacttcctaattttttttacattattaaattattaattatttttattttctgcttTTACAGTTTGTTCAAGAACCAAgtggtgataaattattaccaGATCCATTAAAGTATCCTTTTATGCAGCCACCTTATACACTTGTTTTAGAAATGACTGATCTTCTTGTTCATCCAGACTGGacagtaaatatataatataaataggttatatttcatcaactaattaatttgtttttattttcaatagtaTCAAACTGGTTGGAGATTCAAAAAACGTCCAGGTGTAGATCAATTTTTAGAGCAACTAACAATGCCAAACTTTGAAATTGTCGTTTACACAGCTGAACAAGGACAtgtaattataacaacaaaaaaatttatttattctttttttttcatttaataatacttttgtttttttgttttttaatttatagataGTATTTCCAATACTAGATTCACTTGATCGAAATGGATACATTATGTATCGACTTGTTCGTGATGCAACAAGATTTATTGATGGTCACCATGTAAAAGATCTTGATGCTCTTAATCGTGATTTAAGTAAAGTTATTGTTATCGATTGGAATCCAAACAATGTTAAACTTCATCCACAAAATGCTCTTGTATTACCAAGATGGAATggcaatgatgatgatacaacaCTCAATGATCTTGctgcatttttaaaaatgatacatGCCACAAATGTTGCTGATGTACGTGATGTTATTacttattatcaacaatttgatAATCCACTTGAGGCATTTAGAGAAAATCAAcgtaaattattacaacaaatggaagatgaaaaaatgcaaaaacaaCAAATGCAAAATTCTAAAACATTAACATCAAGATGGAGATCATCATTTGTAAAACCTCAAACTagttaataattgaaaaaaaaaaaaaaaaaaaaaaaaaaaccataatcaATTCCTTGATGTAATTAagtttaattcaaaaaataaataaataataaatttaaatttttttattattattataaaattacaatataggtatatattaacaaaaaccatctgtaagatttttttttttttttttctgtggtttctttgttgtattttttttaattttaacttgatAGTCAATTAATTGatctgaataaaatatattattatcatcatcattatcattacgACACTGTGCTTGTTGGTCTCTTGGTGGTTGTTGTGATACACTAACAAGTTCTTGAGAATTAATTGGCTccataataaaatcatcatcaacttctttgacaataatatcttgttgttcattaatattattt from Aphidius gifuensis isolate YNYX2018 linkage group LG5, ASM1490517v1, whole genome shotgun sequence includes:
- the LOC122858504 gene encoding mitochondrial import inner membrane translocase subunit TIM50-C-like codes for the protein MAFAIRSLRILCKKSNVSCNTSYSTLGKPLMRLNLISASPKLFFHSSGNKTISPKIGGKLSSNIRSSPIAKLVENFNDSNQDDPISRQKKEQEEEEEYRKQREQSWKMMKWSFILFGVATTIGGSLFIYELVKPTYDEDGKIIEDEFSQLPFYEMIWKRLCKELNYYKKFVQEPSGDKLLPDPLKYPFMQPPYTLVLEMTDLLVHPDWTYQTGWRFKKRPGVDQFLEQLTMPNFEIVVYTAEQGHIVFPILDSLDRNGYIMYRLVRDATRFIDGHHVKDLDALNRDLSKVIVIDWNPNNVKLHPQNALVLPRWNGNDDDTTLNDLAAFLKMIHATNVADVRDVITYYQQFDNPLEAFRENQRKLLQQMEDEKMQKQQMQNSKTLTSRWRSSFVKPQTS